From the Primulina tabacum isolate GXHZ01 chromosome 15, ASM2559414v2, whole genome shotgun sequence genome, one window contains:
- the LOC142526962 gene encoding uncharacterized protein LOC142526962 — MLSLLNLVNPIVVSPHLHRKPRNVSKTLYSIVKTMSWTCSKCTFKNPVSEKLHCEICLSPIPQSLLSSLSISCSSKPKWACAGCTFLNSYRSITCEICGTRTSASLLSTLEVDDDDLDQGLLGSSIGSVFFPLKSCSSVEKGKNGNACFGNDDAGCSGQLKDAVSPSLRSDIGGLGSRESLIVDNDVNRRDNPVLPVVHPCSNKRKDRDGSSANGGGGSSGGSSGFMAVKAANEVLEVESSAMLVTSGTNMASESKTWKILSYNVWFREDLEMHGRMKALGNLIELHSPDVICFQEVTPSFYEIFQQSSWWKEYRCSISNDMEFPGSYFCMQLCKLTVKSYSCKPFHNSIMGRELCLAEVEVLPDVALVVATSHLESPCPSPPKWDQMFSKERVDQAKEAMKFLDENINVIFCGDMNWDDKLDGGFPLADEWIDAWTELRPGEIGWTYDTKSNKMLCGNRTLQKRLDRFVCKLKNFKVGEIEMIGMDAVEGLSYIKEKRVKGQVTKLVLPVLPSDHYGLLLTICHNISQSSN; from the exons ATGCTTTCATTGCTCAACTTAGTAAACCCAATCGTCGTCTCGCCCCATCTCCATCGTAAGCCCCGAAACGTTTCAAAAACCCTGTATTCGATCGTAAAAACAATGTCTTGGACATGCTCCAAGTGCACATTCAAGAACCCAGTTTCGGAGAAGTTGCACTGTGAAATCTGTCTCTCCCCAATACCACAGTCGCTGTTGTCATCCTTATCGATATCGTGTTCATCGAAGCCTAAGTGGGCATGCGCCGGCTGCACCTTCTTGAACTCGTATCGGAGCATAACCTGCGAAATATGTGGCACCAGGACTTCGGCTTCTCTGTTATCCACTCTCGAAGTGGACGATGATGATCTTGATCAAGGTCTTCTGGGTTCTTCCATTGGCAGCGTTTTCTTCCCCTTGAAAAGTTGTAGTAGTGTCGAGAAAGGAAAGAATGGAAATGCTTGTTTTGGAAACGATGACGCTGGTTGCTCTGGTCAGTTAAAGGATGCCGTCTCGCCCTCACTGCGTAGCGATATTGGTGGTCTGGGGAGTAGGGAGAGTCTAATTGTGGATAATGATGTTAATAGGAGAGATAACCCTGTCTTGCCGGTAGTTCACCCTTGCAGTAATAAGAGGAAAGATCGGGATGGCTCAAGTGCGAATGGTGGCGGCGGTAGTTCGGGTGGTTCTTCTGGGTTTATGGCTGTGAAAGCTGCAAATGAGGTTTTGGAAGTAGAATCATCTG CAATGCTAGTTACGAGTGGGACTAATATGGCTTCAGAATCTAAAACATGGAAGATTTTGAGTTATAATGTTTGGTTTCGTGAAGATCTTGAGATGCATGGGAGGATGAAAGCGTTGGGCAACCTTATTGAGCTGCACTCACCAGATGTTATATGTTTTCAG GAGGTCACCCCTAGTTTCTATGAAATTTTCCAGCAATCGAGTTGGTGGAAGGAGTACCGGTGCTCAATTTCAAATGATATGGAGTTTCCAGGATCATATTTCTGCATGCAG TTATGTAAACTGACTGTTAAATCCTATAGCTGCAAACCATTCCACAACTCCATCATGGGGCGGGAACTTTGTCTTGCTGAGGTTGAAGTGCTGCCAGATGTAGCACTGGTTGTTGCTACAAGCCACTTAGAAAGCCCTTGTCCGAGTCCACCAAAATGGGATCAGATGTTCAGCAAAGAACGTGTAGATCAAGCCAAAGAAGCTATGAAGTTTCTTGATGAAAATATAAACGTGATCTTTTGTGGGGACATGAACTGGGATGATAAATTGGATGGTGGTTTCCCTTTAGCTGATGAATGGATAGATGCCTGGACAGAGCTACGGCCTGGAGAAATTGGATGGACATACGACACAAAATCAAACAAGATGTTGTGTGGTAACAGAACTCTGCAGAAACGTTTGGATCGATTTGTTTGTAAGTTGAAAAATTTTAAGGTTGGGGAAATTGAAATGATAGGGATGGATGCTGTTGAGGGTCTATCGTATATCAAGGAAAAGAGAGTTAAAGGGCAGGTCACTAAGTTGGTACTTCCAGTTTTACCCAGTGATCACTATGGACTTCTATTAACAATCTGTCACAACATATCTCAGTCATCCAACTAA